The following nucleotide sequence is from Oncorhynchus clarkii lewisi isolate Uvic-CL-2024 unplaced genomic scaffold, UVic_Ocla_1.0 unplaced_contig_8227_pilon_pilon, whole genome shotgun sequence.
agaaaagACACATCagagggggacaggaggagaagacagtaGAAAAGACACatcagaggaagacaggaggagaatacaggagaaaAGACACATCAGAGGAAGACAGGAGAAAAGACACATCAGAGGGACacgaggagaagacaggagaaaagacacagagggacaggaggaggagacaggagaaaagATACatcagaggaagacaggaggagaagacaggaggaaaGACACAtcagagggacaggaggagaagacaggagaaaatACACATCAGAGGAAGACacgaggagaagacaggagaaaagACACAtcagagggacaggaggaggagacaggagaaaagGCACATCAGAGGAAGACatcaggagaagacaggaggaaaGACACAtcagagggacaggaggagaagacaggagaaaatACACATCAGAGGAAGACacgaggagaagacaggagaaaagACACatcagaggaagacaggaggagaagacaggagaaaagACACATCAGAGGGACacgaggagaagacaggagaaaatACACATCAGAGGAAGACacgaggagaagacaggaggaaagacagaggggacaggaggagaagaACAATATTCCATTATTCACATACTATAATAATGCTGGATTCGTACTTTTAAATGCCACATCAAATGTAAAGTTGCACAATATCAGTGATCTGAGGGATCCCAATGACTAGGTGGTAAAAGACTGCCATATATGACtgtttcaaatgaaatcaaatcaaattttattggtcacatacacatggttagcagatgttactgtgagtgtagcgaaatgcttgtgcttttagttccgaccgtgcagtaacatctaactagtaatctaacaatttcacatcaACTACCTTATAAACAcaaaagtgtaaaggaattattaagaaaatgtacatataaatatatggatgagcgatggcataggcaagatgcagtagatggtatagagtacagtatatatatatgagatgagtaatgtagggtatgttaacattgtataaagtggcattgtttaagtgactagtgatacatttattacatccaattattaattattaaaagtggctagagatttgagtcagtaagttgtcagcagccactcaatgttagtgatggctgtttaagagtctgatggccttgagatagaagctgtttttcagtctctcggtcccagctttgatgcacctgtactgaccttgccttctggatggtagcggggtgaacaggcagtggctcaggtggttgttgtccttgattatctttttggccttcctgtgacatcgggtggtgtaggtgtcctgaagggcaggtagtttgcccacaGGTGATGCgatgtgcagaccgcaccacccactggagagccttacggttgtgggcggagcagttgccgtacccaGGCagggatacagcccgacagaatgctctcgattgtgcatctgtaaaggtttgtgactgtttttggtgacaagccaaatttcttcagcctcctgaggttgaagaggtgctgttgtgcctttttcaccatgctgtctgtgtgggtggaccatttcagtttgtccgtgatgtgtacactgaggaacttaaaactttccactgctgtcccgtcgatgtggataggggggtgctctctatgctgtttcctgaagtccacgatcatctcctttgttttgttgacgttgagtgtgaggttattttcctgacaccacactctgagatccctcacctcctccctgtaggccgtctcgtcgttgttggcaatcaagcctaacactgtagtgttgtctgcaaactagatgattgagttggaggcgtgcagggccatgcagtcatgggtgaacagggactacaggagagggctgagaacgtacccttgtggggctccagtgttgaggatcagcagggtggagatgttgtttcctaccctcacctccCGGgagcggcccatcagaaagtccaggacccagttgcacagggcggggtcgagacccagggcctccatcTTAATgaagagtttggagggtactatggtgttgagtgCTGAGCTGtaattgatgaacagcattcttacataggtattcctcttgtccagatgggttagggcagtgtgcagtgtgattgcgtcgtctgtggacctattggggcggtatgcaaattggagtgggtctgaggtgtcaggtaggatggaggtgatatgatccttgactagtctctcaaagcacttcatgatgacggaagtgagtgctacagggcgttTATAGTCAAACGCATGTTGCTGTTGTGATGATAAACTGATCACTGCTGGCACGATAATAGTGATAATCCACTCACAGCTATGTGGGAGCCGTCCTGGGGCTGATGCTCTGGGACAGTCATGTGCAGTAAAAACATGAAGATCACATTCCAATCTTTATATCAAGGCCTACCCAACAACCACCCAGATGTTTCTAACTCTCCAGTCCAggccagctcgggggtttgaacttgcaaccttccggctactagtccaacgctctaaccactaggctaccctgccgccccacattaGACATGGACCCTTTAATAGTAATGAGCCATATCTCCCTGATGAATTAATTCATATTTATTATTAACTGTTGAGCAACAGAAAAATGTTAGGCGCTTTTTCCTCAGGGATGATACACCACAGTGTGTTCTGTGAATGGCCTTGTCCAAAACTCTCGTTTCTGAAACAGTCAATTCTATTCATTTCCATTTTCTACTGAAACACATGCACTAGGATTTCCATTCTATCATTACATTATTACTATGGCAACACAGCTCaaagcagatgtgtgtgtgtgtgtgcatgtggtcgACCTCTGAGCACACTGACCGTCACTAAGCTGTtagttggctgtgtgtgtgtgtttacctccaTAGTGATAGTGCTGTATTCTACTTTACAACGTGATGAGGATCATTTTCCTGTCAAAGCACAGAGTGGGAGGAAGACATGAATATCATAGGATGACATCACAGAGCCTTATATTAGCACtcgaaaacaacaacaaacactccTGAATGATCCATCAACTATAGTACCAATACAACCCCGCTGTTGGTATGATTGCCTGACTGACTTGTGTGTTTTAATATAATGTGAAGCTGCAAGCCGAATTTCCCAAGGTTGTGATAATAACATAGCGGTATTGCATCACACCACTGGCCTACGAGTATATGACACTCTTAACGCATGGCAACCTCCTAGAGCCTAGTGTTACTTCACCACATGAATGCCTTCCTGGGTTCAATGCCTTCCTGGGTTCAATGCCTTCCTGGGTTCAATGCCTTCCTGGGTTCAATTCCTTCCTGGGTTCAATTCCTTCCTGGGTTCAATGCCTTCCTGGGTTCAATGCCTTCCTGGGTTCAATGCCTTCCTGGGTGCTAGTTAGAGCTCAATAAGTGCTTGTTAGAGGGTCCTGAGAAAAAATGAGGATATGATATAAGATACGACATAAGGTTTTCGGCTACACAGTTTAGTCTCACGTCCATTAACGGCTCTTAAAGATAACATCATATAAAAACATCATAAGTGTTGATTCTCATGATGAAATCACATTAACCTGAAAATGTATTTGACAATGTACACAGATCCGATATCACATGACGAATGACTATCTTGCTAAAATAAACAATTAAGGAGATATTTtgcccaaattacaaaattacattggtttccttaccttATAAACAGTCTTTGGACAAGGtttgacagcaatccatgctttggttttattttccctggcactgtttccaaatgctaaTATTTTAGCATTTGTGACACAAATTGAATTCAAGTCATGGTTTCCGATATTAGCATTTTTAAGGATCATGTCCAAGGGTTAAGTTTTGGGAAGGGTTATAGTTCAGGAAAGTCGTTAAATGGCTTAACTTGTTGGGGCAGAAAACACAGCCTATGTTATGACTTGCCACATAACCCATGGAATAGGCCGGGGTTAgaggtcaaggtgaagctgtagTCAGTAGAGGAGGTTCCAGTCCCACTCAGGGCCTGCTGGAGGTCTTGGATGTAACGTTCTGTCTGCACTTCCaactcctctgcctcctccctctctgcattCTCTGATACTACAGACATGAACAGAGCGTGGGAGATAGGttgtaaggaaggaaggaaggaagggatatTCAGGTGATTATttaaataggtgtgtgtgtgtgtttgtttacccgctctaacacacacacctgcagaaAAACAACTGTCTGTAATTCTGTTTAAGTAACAAAGTATTGCGAAAAAAATCCACAGACattatttcataattttcctGGCAGGGAGGTAGCACAGGCTGCGTTAGACAACAGACAAACAGTAAAACGCTCTGCCTCACCTTGGACAAGccagcaaaccacacacaaataCCTTCTAGCCTACTACTTCCACTGTGCAGTTGTTTTTCATAAACACGTTTTATATAGCATTGCTGTATTTACTCAAAAAACCCTTAGCAGCTGCAGTATCAAAGACTGTACCGAACCCACAGGATGGGTGTGCTAGGGACCTGGATAGGGTTTGGGGggcttaagggggggggggggtatcaagGGGGCTAATTAGAGAGGGGTATTGAGGGGGTTTGGATCTGTAAACCATCAGGCAGTGACTAGCAGCCTCACTGGGTTTGTCATCACAGCTTCAGAAACTGTAACTATGAGGGGGTTTGGATCTGTAAACCATCAGGCAGTGACTAGCAGCCCCACTGGGTTTGTCATCACAGCTTTACAAACTGTAACTATGATAGGGTTTGGATCTGTAAACCATCAGGCAGTGACTGGCAGCCCCACTGGGTTTGTCATCACAGCTTTACAAACTGTAACTATGAGGGTGTTTGGATCTGTAAAGCATCAGGCAGTGACTGGCAGCCCCACTGGGTTTGTCATCACAGCTTTAGAAACTGTAACTATGAGGGGGTTTGGATCTGTAAAGCATCAGGCAGTGACTGGCAGCCCCACTGGGTTTGTCATCACAGCTTTAGAAACTGTAACTATGAGGGTGTTTGGATCTGTAAACCATCAGGCAGTGACTGGCAGCCCCACTGGGTTTGTCATCACAGCTTTAGAAACTGTAACTATGAGGGTGTTTGGATCTGTAAACCATCAGGCAGTGACTGGCAGCCCCACTGGGTTTGTCATCACAGCTTTACAAACTGTAACTATGAGGGGGTTTGGATCTGTAAAGCATCAGGCAGTGACTGGCAGCCTCACTGGGTTTGTCATCACAGCTTCAGAAACTGTAACAGGCCCTTATGTTTCCTTCCTAACTACGGAGCTGAGAGGAGAGTTGAGAGGAGAGTAATTAATGTTTCCCCTCAGACTCTCACTAGGCCTATACTCTGTTACACCAAGAAGTTGCACAGAGTAGAGCTCAGTGATGTAAGTTTAGATGTGCAGCATTGTAAATGAGGACCATGGAGCTTAACCCACCCTGTTGGACAGTCATTCATTAACCCCTAGTAACATCTGTACTATCTCCACCTAGCATCTACACACCAGCCGGCCAGtaatgacagactgacagacacacaccagcCGGACAGtaatgacagacagactgacagacacacaccagcTGGATTGTAATGACAGAGAGactgacaaaaagacacacacaatctgtaataaaacacacagacaccttcACAATCACATGCACGCACAACCTCTGAATAATGACAGACACaatgacagaaagagagcgcACAGGAACTTCAAAAGAACAGGGGAAATTGAAAATACGAAACACAGGTGCTTCTATTTCTGCCACAAAACAAACCACAGCTATGTATAACTCTGTAATAGTAGGCTTTAGCTTCtcctactgtcacgccctgaccttagagagacgttttatttctctatttggttaggtcagggtgtgatttggggtgggcattctatgttgtttatttctttgtttttggccgatggttcccaatcagaggcagctgtctatcgttgtctctgattgaggatcatacttaggcagccctttttcccactttctgttgtgggatcttgtctttttGTGTTGCATGTGTTTGCACTACTAGCTTTTTGTTTGTTGAATTGTTTTTTTGGTGGAACATTTAAAatgaaaggaaaatgtacgcctaccacgctgcaccttggtctcctcctaCCACCAACGAGAGCCATTACACCTACCCATCTAACAAAGTCACAATTCATGAGTTTGTCCACCACTGAGTGCCACTGCCACAGACTGAAAACTCCACACTCCtctgttaaaatgtgtttttctgtcCCTCCTCTTTCCTGCTCACACTGGTCCTGAAACAACCTCTGAGGAAACTCGGAGAACAATCACTCTCCTCTTGGGAATTAATAGATTCAGTCAGTAAAACAACACCAttaaaggagagaaggagaacgtAAATGCACCATCTTGGCTTCAGGTATTATCTTAGCTATGGATTGTTCTACATCCTACCCTGATTCAGATAAACACTCATTGTCTTGGCATGCCCTATTCAATAGCTCTTGAGGTGAGAATATATAAAACTAACTTTACATCAGTGCCGAACCAAAACAAATACCTCTCTAAAAGGTCAGGTAAACAATACTCTCCGATGGATATTTTGCCTCAAATTTCGAGCAGCTGAAAGACAAAGCGCACAGACAACCAGTAGTTTAAATATAATTGTAtccaacattctggcttgtaaggaACATATACACGATTTTGCAGGCATTCGTTTCAGGCTGTATATACCAATGAattgtgtattacagcctgattaaTCAGACTAGAGTAGGGTTCGGGTAGACTAGACTAAAGTGTGGTCTAGGTTTTGGGACTGGGCCATTGACAAGGATCAGGGCTGTACAGCAAATCCCCTATGTGGAGGTGGTGAAGAGTGTTGAAGGGACAAGAGGCCACAGTTCCGAAGAAGATATGTCGGCGGATGAACCACAAACAGTTGCAAATGTTATATGTTAATCATGTGATCTGGATACACTTATTGTGAATAAGGTGGATTTTGTAGCATTTATAGCCACAGTTATTAACGGTACAAGTGTCTAAGACGTCCTAGAAGCTAGACCTCCTTATATCTGCAGCCAACAAGTTTTCTTAACGGCAGACGCACTGCAAGAACTACTGTCGCCAGGAAATGTCCTGCCCTCACAGGATCCTTCTGAGCCTGTGTAGGGACCTGATTAAAACAGTAAAGCAGGATGATTTAGTTGAATGAAAATGTCATTATTGATAGTTTGCATGGATTTTTTTCtatgtattattattgtatttattattattatttaaaaaatgtaacccTCATTTTTACCTTTTGGGATCTTTATTATCCAcctgtacagtaggtggcggaatGCACATATAATTGTTGCGAACGCCACTATACCATACAAGAAGAAGAAGATTATGACGAAGACGGGATTGGGCCATGTTACAGAGTGCGAATAGACTACATGACAGAGATCGACTGACATGAGATTCTCATAGTAAGCAGCCTACTTAATTTGCAATCCTAACCGAATGCTAGTTCCATGTTGATATCTATAAATTGCTATATCTTTGATTCCATGCATCATGCTTGTTTGTAAACAAAGCTCAGGCAACGTAGCTTGCACTGCACACGTGTGGCTAAATGCAAAACATGTCGCACGTACCTGAATGTCCGACCTACCTCAAACTGCACCAGCCTACGTTGTTGGATGTGTCTTGTAATATATGAGGGTCGACATTTAAACCCTACAACCGCTGCAAAATATATAGTTTAAATGGCAAAGCGCCGCGGTTTCAGGTCGTCTCTTGTTCCGTACACGTCATCTGTTTGCGACGCTACGGGAATTGTGAGGTGgcagctggctagttagcggacCTACCTCCGACATGGTGAGTCTTAAACATCAGCATAGATGTAATAACTTCAATCGCCGCATTAAGATATGTTTTGTGAATTATGTGGAATTTATTTCACTCTTCAAACCGTTCTTATTACGAGCCACTGTCCCTAGTTCGGTAGACAGGTGGCTAACTATTTAGCTAGTCGCAAATTCCTCAGCGAAGCCAGCtgagccagctagctaacttgaTTTATCCAGAATTGTGTCATAAATGCATCCTAGAAAGATGATGGATGTTGAACCAGCGATAACCGCTCTCATTCCCTCTCTAGTCTGCCATATTTAACTTCCAGAGCCTGCTGACAGTGATCCTATTGCTCATCTGTACCTGTGCCTATCTCAGAGCCATGGCACCCAGTCTCCTGGACAAGAACAAGACCGGGTACTTACTGACAGTATTAGATGTGCTAACGATAAATGGAAAGATAcgtttataacattaatgtgcacCAGTTTTTTTTCTTATGatcctttaaactactactactagtttgatTAACAGTCACCCATATTAACAAACTTATTTTGTTTAAAACATCATTTttctagtataggctacttatcgtAATGAACAATATCAGTAAAATGCCAGCGATATGTTATGGTCGGTGTCTAAACTTTTGGTTTATTGTCCCAGTTCTAGTATGTACTGACAGTGTtatcccactgagctaaagccctAGTTGTTAACTACCCATCCACAGCCCTGGACTTAGCCTGCTAGAGCCAATGTCCCAGTATTTTTCTTCCCTATCACACCaaaacacccacacagacagtgatgTTCATCCACTGAGTTAAAGCCTAGAGGCCTATATTTGTTAGCTTCTGAAAGACAACATTCAGGGAAAGCAATGTTACCCCAACGGCCAACTTTAACCACACTAACATCATTGCTCAATCCATGATGCCTTTCCAAGCACTCTCACCATTCTGGGAACCCTTAACCAAATCTCACACTTggtagccagctaactacctcGAGAGACTATTCTGTCTGTCACTGACTCTTTGCATAGGTCTCTACTCAGATCTTTTGGCTGTGTTGACTCTATTCCACTTCATCCATGTAATGCTctggggaggagagtagagctttgtgtttttgtgttcctTTAGAGGATTGGAAGTGTTTGCAGCTACTAGCTGTGAAAAACAACACTATATCACTATCATAAACTAGACAAGTGACTGTTTCTGAATCTGAGTGAGTTTGGTATTTGGGACCACATCATACATACACATCACATTAGTTCAATGTTGTTCTTGGTAGGGGGAACCTAAGCGCTGATAACATCACAACAGTtcagtctttctttctctcttttcacaACTGTGTTTTTTCCCTCTATCCTCTGAGTGAGGGAGGCTAAGGCAACAAGCTGTGTGCCACATGTTGGGTTAGGGGAAAATTAGGGGATTATTGTGAGCCAGTGATCTGAGCTCGGAAAACACACACTCTCCAAGACAAATTAGAATGACACACTGCCTGGGCATTACAGTGCTGGTGTTAACACATCTTTTCCACTTTCTAAATGTGTTCTACTAATCTAAATATTGGATATTGTTATTTGTGTTCTAAGGGGACTGGTATCATTCAGCAGTGATATGGTGCTGAGTGTGTTTAGACAAGCAACTGAACCAGCTCTTCTCCTCTTTAGGCTAAAGAAAGGAAAGTGACGGGAAGACGGGAGAAAATAGGAAGAGTGCTGACTGAACCAATGTGAAATCTGTCTCCAGTAGCAGTTCTGGTGGCTAAAGCTTTTCTACACAGACAGAgatgagtgatggagagaggatagTGTGTTCTGTTGTGGGTTTAAAACTCCAGCGCAGACCGACTCCCAGAGGAGTGCTTACGCGCAGTCTAcactctgacctctaacctataACCCCTGACCTTTGTCACAGAGCTGATGTTGGGCTCAGTCTCAAGTCTCTCACATGGTTTCTTGTCTGGTCTTCCTCATACATACATGGGCCTGGATTTTATTTTCCCGCTGCACTTCTCGCACAGCTGTCTTTATTTCTGAGGTCAAGAATAAAATTAGACATAtgccgaggggggggggggggcttttcccctctccctcctcctctatggcCGCTACTGGGGGGGAAGGAAATTAATTCAACTGTCTGATCCCCCTAATCATCCCCATCAAGATATGGACACACATCATTTCCATCTGCCAGTTCAGTTGAGGGCTAGTGGGCTAATTAGTAGCCTCTAGCATCACCTTACTGTACCTCAGTCACACACTGTCAGTCCACATGTGTGTTTACTAAACTCACGACCCCCTGATGTCAGTTTACCGACTGTCCTCTTCCTTACAGTCTATAtggactgtctgtatctctctcttgaTCTACTCTTTACCTAGCTAATTAAAATTACTTCTTTCTTTTTTCAGCCTCTTGGGTATCTTCTGGAAATGTGCTAGAATAGGTACGTTGAACCCAGATCTAGAAGATGTGCTGATGGCCAGTTGTTGCACTTTTAGAACTGAGTGTTGAAATACTGTGGTCAGAGGTTTTTCTGAACACCACGAAAGCATTCACTATTTCCCTGTTAGCTTCTGAAATCTCCAATCATCACCTCTGACCTCTACCATCTGCCCCCCAGGTGAGAGGAAGAGTCCGTACGTGGCGGTTTGTTGTGTCGTCATGGccctctccatcctcttctcCGACTAGCAACCCACCCTGCCCCGCCCTGCACACTGGGATTCCTAGTGGCAGAATAAAGAAGACTGAGTCATTCAGGAGAAGCAGCAGCAGTATCTCCACTCTCACAGAGGAGGCCTGTATGGGACACAGCTGTGTTTCTCTTCGGTGGGGTGCCGCAGTTAATGTTCTGTAGTAACACATAGGGACCTACTCTAGAGAAGAACAAGCCTCCCccatcactccctccatccttctggtGGCCATTTCACAGTTTAACCTCAATCAGTTGTTAACCAACGGCCTCCTGGATCTCTCTGTAAACACTGACAGTTGTTGTCCTCTGATATTAACCGTAGGGATTGCCCCATGTTTTTCACTGCACTCTGATTTGTAATGAGGTCCATATGGTAGATGGACAGATTTTGGGGaggagtgttttgttttgtgttttgacTGTTTTTCTGTACATAAGACTCCAT
It contains:
- the LOC139398353 gene encoding protein kish-A, with the protein product MSAIFNFQSLLTVILLLICTCAYLRAMAPSLLDKNKTGLLGIFWKCARIGERKSPYVAVCCVVMALSILFSD